The genomic interval CACGTTTGCTACCATTATCCAACTCCGAGGTCAGGGCCCCCATTGAATCGAGTTCTGTTTGTTTGCACTGGCCTTTTCACCTTGGTGGGAGCTCATCTTACATGGCCTGTTGGCAGCCGCAAATTTCATTTCACTGCTACGCATTTGTAACTACGTTCATCCACGTCCAATCGAGAGTGTGATCAATGCAGCCTAGGTATATGTGCATCTTTCTATGACCGACTCTCAGGTTCAATGAGTGATCCATTGATTCAGGAAATGTCAAAACCAAGCGCCCGTCATGTCTAGCTCTGACAGGGCCTGTCCCGCCTCCCGCGACTCCCGTCTGGCGCAGAAAGTTGAATTGGCCATCCAATGTCTGTGATGGTGCAATGCTCAAACTTCCACGTCGTCAGCGGCCGTCCCAGGCTTCGCTCCTTGCCCAAGCAAGTTTAGCGCAAGTCGCTTAAGCATCTACCTGTTGCAGCAACACCCCTTTTTTGTTTCTTGCTGCCATCCCATCTCTCCCATTTCCCCTCACTCTGCAAGCCCTGACCAAGCGGAAGGCTCACCCGTTGGTTCAAGGTAAAGAAGGTTGAGCGAGTACCGAGTGTGAATCAGGTGCAGCTAAGCTAAGACTCGCAAGTACTCGACACCAGATGACAGCACGTAACTGAGGGTAGGTGTCCGTACCTTAGGTAGCGGGAAATGTGGATGTGCTCGaattaaaagaataaaaagaagaagggtATCCGTAGAATAGGTAGCCCGCTGCCCGCCCCTCTCGCGCCGGGGACCAGCTACAGCCACCCGTATCTTAGTAGCACCACCCTTGGCCGACTGGGGATAGTGCGCAGCTGTACCCAGTGGAAAGGCACGGCTGGACAAGCAACAGCCTGGCACAGGGTTCGACGGAGACCTTCAACAGGCCAATCCCAGGGTCTGGGACCAGCGGTGGGCGCCGAATGGGTTGCCCTTGTTGCTTTGCTGGCGAGGTGAGCCTGGTGAGGCAACAGTGAACGACGCATGTACATTTCTGTAGAAGCTTTGCAGCAACGCGCAGCAATTGGCACCCCAAATTATACATGGACAAAatgtaaaaaagaaaaaaaggcaAGTGGAGATGCCTTGGATGTGGATTGCCCTCCTACCTTGACACCCTGTATAGATTGGGTACAAAGGTAGGTACGAAACTGCCTCCCAACATAGAGGTAAATGAGGGCAAAGCTCCAACTGAACCCATTCTGCACCGGCCTCCATCTGCCTTTGCTGAGCTGCACTGGACAGGACGAGACCACATCTCACTGGACGACAACCTGCATCTCCCCTACCTACCCTAccaccttaccttacttagcACTATGTACGGTGCCAGGGTGCCGCAGGCTGTGCGAATTTCGTTTCTGGTCTCGCCATGATCAAATGTCCCCCCCTCATCcgccctccttcttctccctcCTTCCATCTGCTCCCCTCTCCCCTCCCCATCGCAGATTCTCCTCTCCACGTCTTCAGGAAACGTTTCTCTCTCCTCTCTCCTGTCATctcctctctttctctctctctctctctctctcctctcGGACCGGGTTTTGTTGTGATTCCTATCAGGGGGTTCCAGTCCTCTTTTCACGCCTGTTTCCTTGGTGCTCGCCTCCGCTTATCATTTCGAGTCTCCTGTCATCTCATCTACAGCACTGCACAGTACACTACTTTGGAGCTTCTCTCGGCATCTCTCTTATCATTCGCCCTTCCCCTTGTCTCTCTATCCGCTCAAGCGTCTCTCTTGTCACATTGGGTCGACGTCCATTTTGCCTGCCAGTACCGTCCCCACGTCCACAATTTTTCCTGTCGACTTTCGGTTCGTTGCCTTCCTCTTCCAAGGTCAAGTCACATCGTTCCATTCTCGACTTCGACTGCCTCTACCGATAGATCGCAAAGAACAGATCCAAGGAAAAAAATAAGACTCGACATCGTCCTAGCCGCCCTCGGCTAAGACATCCTAATTGTGTCCGCCACTTTTTTCCCTCTCTCATACTTATTCTCTCTCGCGCGCGCGCACTCTCCCCGCCTCCCGCTTCCCGCTCTTTTAGCCTCGTTGCTCGCTCGCTTGCTTGCTTTGCTGTGAGCTTCTAGGGTCACGTCAGTCTCGGGACAAGTTTTCAGTACTACTTCCTTCCACACTTCTACTCACGCCACAATCAACAAGCTCCAAGCAGTCGGTTGCTTCTCGAACCTCGCTACCGTTCTAAGACAATCTTAGTCGAGCGTCGCATCTTGCAAGCAAAGTCTAGAGCTACATTGGTCTAGCTACCTGCCACGCTGTCTCTCATATCGTCATTAGCAGTCGACGAATTCTCAAGTTTCGAAATCCACTCGTCACACAATCGACTCCTAGTACCAATAACCGACGCAATGGCGGACAACGGACCTGCTTCGAACGCTGCGCAGCTGCCCCCTCCTCCCCAGCCGAATGCTGGAGCTCCAGGCTACGAGAACGGCCAGAATGGCCAGTCAAACCCGGCGCATATGCCCCCGCCTCCCCTCCATATTCCGCAGAACAACAACCCGATTCCGACCGCCATTACCTCGCCCATGTCTGGTGTCGATAAGGTTATGTCGCCCGGTAGCGCTGGGGGATTCGGCCGCCGTGCTGCTCCCGAACCTAACAAGCGGGCGCTGTACGTCGGAGGCTTGGATCAACGTGTTACCGAGGATGTCTTGCGTCAGATCTTCGAGACTACTGGTCACGTTCAGAATGTCAAGATCATCCCCGACAAGAATGTGCGTATACTGTTGCCATATAAAACTTTCCATGAGGATGCTATTGGTATCTACATGTCCATGTGATCCACGATATAGCTGACCGTGTATCGACAGGCTAAGGGCTACAACTATGGATTCGTTGAGTACGATGATCCCGGTGCGGCCGAGCGCGCTATGCAGACCTTGAATGGAAGACGTGTGCACCAATCCGTACGAGAACCTTCCTCTGATGTTGCGAATCGAAGTTGACAATTTGTTAGGAAATCCGCGTCAATTGGGCTTACCAGTCCAACACCTCAAGCAAGGAGGACACCTCCAACCACTTCCACATCTTCGTTGGCGACCTTAGCAACGAAGTCAACGACGAGGTTCTGACCCAGGCGTTCTCTGCCTTTGGCTCCGTATCCGAAGCTCGTGTCATGTGGGACATGAAGACTGGCCGATCTCGTGGATACGGTTTCGTCGCTTTCAGGGACCGCCCGGACGCCGAGAAGGCACTCAGCTCCATGGATGGGGAGTGGCTTGGCTCACGCGCCATCCGCTGCAACTGGGCAAACCAAAAGGGTCAGCCGTCTATTGCGCAGCAGCAGGCGATGCAGGCTATGGGCCTGACGCCCACGACACCTTTTGGCCACCACCAGTTCCCAGCTCATGGTGTCGCCAGCTACGAGGTTGTTCTTGCCCAGACGCCGTCGTGGCAAACGACGTGCTATGTTGGCAACTTGACTCCTTACACCACGCCAAACGACGTTGTCCCCCTGTTCCAAAACTTTGGCTTTGTGGTTGAGTCTCGATTCCAGGCGGACCGAGGATTTGCATTCATTAAGATGGATAGCCACGAGAGCGCGGCTATGGCAATCTGCCAGATGAACGGCTATAATGTTAATGGACGCCCCTTGAAGTGCAGCGTGAGTTTACCCCAAAGCCAATTGCTGGAGAATACGCACTGACTTTTTCCTGTGCGAAGTGGGGCAAGGACAAGACCCCGAACCCTCAGggcggcgccgccgccggcttCGACCCCTCGCAGCAGGCGTACAGCCCGCAAAGCGCCGCTTCCGGACCCGGAGGTTACCCCGGTACCCCGACTGCCTACTTTCCTCAATACGGCGGTGAGTGTTCAGCTACAGGCTAGAGATGCAGAAGAAACCCCAGGCTTACATGTTATTCATCAGGTCAATACCAAGGTCAGCATGGCAACTACGGTGGCCCGGCCGCTCAGTCCCCGGCCGGTTATGGAGCGCAGCCCATGGGATACGGCGGACCGCAGAGTGCCGGAGGCTATGGTCGCGGGCAACAGCCACCCAACCAGCAGTGGCCCCAGGGACCCCAGGGACAGAACTTCAACAACGGGTTCGCTGGGTACCAGGGCTAACTGCAGTTCACGACGTAGCCCAAGCTCGTGAGCTGGAGTGCGCAGCGTTGCTTTTTGCTCGAACAGAGCGCGTCGAATACGGTCGCACCCACAACGTTGCAAGGTCCTAGGGGTTGCTTTTGTGGAGTCTTTCTTTTCCAATGTTGTTTTCTCGATGGCAAAATGGCATGACCAACGCATCTCCCATGTTTTCCAAACATCATTTCTTGCCAAAgcgtctctctctctatctCAATCTCTCCTGCCATCTGCGATGAGGGCATATGTTGGTTTCTCTTGTGTGAGCACTGGGGATGCGAAGGGGACATCATGTGCATTTTCCGGGACGTTTCTCAGTCTTCATATCTTCTACGGCCTAGTGATTCCCACAAGTCACGAACTTTTCCTTGCGCAGtcatttctctctctctctctctctctctctctctctctcagccTGTCGGAGGGGCAGAGGGCAGACTTTTGATATGCTGTTTCGTtgccaaaaaaaaaagtttgcTGCTTTGTTCTATCATGGATACCTCTTCAGCATGACGAATCTGTTGGATGATGAGTTTatgactttttatttatctaTTTTTCTCTACACTATGTTGGGCACAAGTTTTCTCCTAGCGCGTGGTGGTCTCCCGGATACTCGAGTCACCATTAGATACCTACGACCAGACACCAGATTTTGACGAACCTATGGGAGAGGAGAGGGGGTGCTTGGATGACCAAGGAGCGAGCAGGTGGAGACGACATGTGGTTGGCTGATGGAGGGGGTTTTCATGCATGCGCGTGGGTGCAGGTAGTTCTTCTTGGGAGGACGGCTTTTCCGCACCCACATGAAGGCTATCCCGCACTTGCACGTGACTGCACCGCCGCAGTAGCCACAATTGACCCGGAATCTCTATTATTCCGGCAGTTTCTTAGGAAGGCGCAGCCTCCTCTGCTGCACCTTCCACTTTACCCTCTTCTACAGCGCGCTTTTCAGAATCAAAACCACGACTTTAAAAGCTAGTCTTTGCTCAGGGGAAATACTTCTCTAGAGCCCATATTCTGGTACTCAAAAAGGTACTTATCCTGCTTCAAAAGTGACTGAAAAAGGAGGTGTTGGACAAAAAAGACGCGTTAAAACAGAAACAACCGGAAGGCACGCGCCCGGGCCCAACATATGACTGCTGTTTAGCGGTACAGTCACGTGAAGTCACGTGTGACCCACTATTTGCTTGAGTAGGCCTAGTATGGGTGCGGGATAGCCGTCCTCCTTCTTGGAGGTGTTTTAGCGCAGTAGCGTCAAGTGGTGGAGCTGTGGATCAATCCACCACTGGCGGCTAGGTAATTCCGTTGATGCCTCTTTTGGGACAAGAATGTGATGTTCTTGCTCTTCAAATTACCGCATGAACGATTACCATTTTGCCCCAAGCGTTTGGTGTTATGATCATGAAAGTTGTTGTTTCTGGGCATGAGTTGAGCAAAGCGGAAGCTCAAGGTGCACCTTCCAAGCTTACAGCATGGAAGGTGCTACAAAATTGAGGGCAGAAAAGGTAACCATGGATTCGGCTTGGGATACGGATAAGGTAGGCTGAAATCGCCTTTTGTGGAGttccgctgctgctgccagCGCCTGCCTTAGGTTCTTTTGGTGGCCCTCTGCCCGCACACTGCGTAACATGTCCGAGAAGGAAGTTGGCTGTTGGCTGTTGGCACCCGCAAGAGCAAATTGGTGAAGAAATTGAAGACTGACGATGCGTACAGAGTACGTACCTTGACATTGCACTTCCAATGACTCCGAACATGTCACGAGCAAAGGGGAACCAAAAACAACAGGAAGCCCATCAAGACTGAAAAATATGTTTATGTTTTGTTTGTCGCATGGCAGGCGGTGATATACTGTCGGTTGGTAATATGGACCTACCTGCATTGCTTTTTGGAACACACTACAGCGATCCATCCTCCATCCACCGTCCGAGGGGGTCCCTTTTGTTTGATGAACAGGCGGGACGGATTGAAATGGTTTCTGGCTTTATTACTAGCATTGCTCAGCTCAGTCCGGACCCAGAGCTGGCCTGGACGTCTCAGTTTTCCCACTCGCAACTCGCAAGCCCTCGCGAAAAAGGCTGTTGTCTATGGCTGAGAACGGATACTCGGAACGCCTGGCACGCTGGGCTGGGTTTAGCCAAGCCCACCACTTTATGCTCGGCGCACTTTTTTTTCGCCTTCCACGAGTCACCATACATCATAGTTGATTATTGGCTATGATTAAGATGGTTGTTATCATTCTTGGGAAAACTCTGCGGATACTTGGCAGCTTGGACAGGAATCTCAATTGAATGGTCCTTCTTTGGTGCCTACTGTGCAACTTCCACTTGCACTCACTGAGGTGCTCAAGGCTCACAGCATCAGCCTGGAGGGTCTGTTGGGGAATCCGTGGAATCCATGATTTCCGTCACGTTTTATGGCCCCATCGTATCGTCTTTGCTATCGTCGTCAGGCCGCAGACTTGCAGCCACTGAGTGAGCTTGGGGGCATTGTTACGGATCCATTCCATGGTGCTTTGCTGAGTGACTCCAGCCTCCAGCCTCTTTCTCTCCACATGTTCTGGTCAGCTCGACACAAGACCGTTTTCGTCTCTCGTCACCGGCCATGACCGTTGGTCTGTGAGTGTCAGCATACCCAAGTACTCATTGCATCGCTTGCTTGGGCCCCATTTCGCGAGTGAGATAAAATTGGGCAACACAAAACACAGGTATGGGAAGTGGTGGTGACGCAGGTAGGTGGTGGTGAGGCATGTGTTGAACATATGTCAAACAGCATCTTTGTCTTTCTGCCCTGCTCTCCACCGCCGTACTTCGTACTACGTACTTCGCCGCAGTGTGCACCGGCCAACCTTGGTGCTTGGCCTGTCAGGTCTGGAAACCCGAACCCAATGCCAACCTGACGTACTTTTGCCTGGGTACCCTGCCGGGTCTTCAGCCTCTGATTGGTCATTTTGTGGTTGCTATTGATCCTCGCCCCCAATGTCCCCTTCAACCATTTTCACTGTTTGATACCTTTCTTTCGGCCACCATTTgagaagaagacgaggaAAAATAGTTTCAACAGAACAATATTATACCAGCGTGCAGGAGGCTTGATCATATTCTTACATCGCCTTGCTTCACTCGGCCACCAACGTCGCTCCCGTCATTGTCATACGGACATGCCTCTTCAAGCCAGCCTCTACTGATCTTGCCTTGGTAACTACTACCTCGAGGTGATACTTCAGGCTTAGGTGGAGGCCATGTGAGACGGGGGACAGGTCTGTTCCCGTCCGTTGGCATTGGTGTACAACAGCCAGCGCCTCTCCGTGTCTCGAAGCGTTTCTTTGCCCCTCGACCTTGGCTTTACCCTCAGTccaggtaaggtaccttgatCCATGGTATGTGTACGTGCGTGGTTGTGTGTATGTTTTGTGTGTGCTGGGAAAAGGTAATTGCTTTTCGGATTACTAGTAAGCTAGGTATGTTGTCCTGCCTTGCACAGCCCTACCTCTGGTTTCTATGTACTTGTTATTATTACTGCCTAGGTAGTGTTTATTCTTGTCGATGGTGCTCTACGGGCAGATACCGCAGGGCACTCACTTCGGGGCCCTTTGATCCAAAGGCAAGGTTCTGTCTATCCGTACAgcctaaggtaccttagaCCCATGGGTCCCCATTGCTGAGGTGAGGTACTTTGCCTGCTTTAGGTACCTTGCGTGCCTATCTGAGAAGTAGTTTCTCGAGGAACCTTGTCCCCCTCTCCCCAAAGGCTCCAAAAGCCCACCTCATCAAGCCCCCCGGCTTTGCGTCAAGTTGCGCCTTCTGCCACTTGCTGCGTTAAGTACGGAGGAGGCACTAGGTAACGTAGGCTCATTCAGTGGAGGTCTGCTCTGTTTCCCTGCCCGACCATCTCAGGCCTGCGTCGCAAGCGACCATCGTGGCCCGCGGAACACTCGCATCCTCTCCCACTTATACCTCCCAGCTCCACCAGGCCATCCCAaatcccctcccctcccctcctccaCCCCCCGTCAGTCGCGCGCATTCTCTCCCGTCCATACACTCCTTCCCCTCCGCCCCCCTCCTTCCTGCTTCACAGGTTGCGTATCCGTACATACAATCGCCCTCTTTTCCCGCCCGATTACCTTAGCTTGCACGTTCCGTGGAAAACAACACACACCAAATACTTGTTGTTAACGTCCAAAGGCCCCGTCTTTGAATTAGTCCATTGCAGCCTTCTTGCGCCCGTCTTTTAATTGCCATGATGAATTCTTAGGGATAACCACCCAAAACTTCCACTCCGAACTCTATTCACACCAAGAGAGTTTGGGCCGTGTCAGCCCAATTCTGCCGAATCCCTCTCCTTGGCACCCTCACAGAGCTCGACTGCATCCCTCCAGTCAATTCCCTCTGCGCGCCTTGGTCCTTGGTCTGCACTCTGCACTCTGCGCTCTGCATTTGCCAGACAGACTCTGAGCCAGTCCACACACACTACTTCCACTTCCACTACCTAATACCTATTCGTACTGGACGGCGGCCATACCTTACCTGACCACCTCTCAcgcaaggtaccttacccttCCCATCCTCGTCCTCACCCAACCGCGACATTACCGGCGCCGCATCAGACACGAGCAACGCAGCCCACACACCCGGTCGACCCTTCGACACTCACTGCCAATCTTACCTCACTCACCTCCCTTGGCTTTGCTCTGCCTGCGAGTCTGCGCTCGCTCCTGCAACTTGCCTTTCAACCTTAGTACGCCCAGTCCAGCCTGGCCCCATTCGCCCGCTTAACGCGTCCAGTCGAAACCACCGACGACATCAGCTAAAGCGCTCGGCCAGCCCTTTCCCCCTTCCAACTTTCAACCTCCACCATCCAACCGTCCGTTTGGCAGCTCATCCCGATCCCGACCGACTGCATCATTTCCTCTTTCGAGTCAACATCGCTTCTCCGCCCGCCATGGACTCCCAGTGGCAGCAGGGCTACGCCGATTCGGCCGGCTCTGCGAGGAGATACAATGGCAGCGGCGCTCAGATGCCTCGTGGAGAGTACAATGGTCAACCCGGTCCGCAAGGCCAGCCTGCCGGCTACAGGCACGACCAGTATCAAAGCCCTGGCGGCATATCCTCTCACGCTGCCAGCGCCGCCGCTTCGCCCATGTCCACCCCCCAGATGCGCGACAACAACGGCGACATCCCCATGCACGACGTTCAGGACTCGTACGCCGGCATGAAATACCCCATGAGACCCCATCACCAGTCTCACCTCTCAGGCAGCCGCTCATCCACTCTCTACTCTCCTCAGGAACCCTCGGCTGCTGCCCAACGGTACTCGCCAATGGAGGCACTATCCCCCACCTCGCCTTACGCGCCAAAGTCGGCGCAAAGTCAGTTCTCGTCGCCTCCGGGCCATCGACAGTCTCCGACAAGGCAGCCCGATTACATGCCCCATAGTCCTCATTATGGTGGCCGTCAACAAGCCCCGCAGCTTCCTCCGATCGCGCCCTATGGCTCCTCCCACGACGGCTATCCGTCCGCTGTCGTTGCCAACATTGACGGTGCCTTTGCAAACGACCCCAAGTCACCACGTCGCCCTATCCCGCAGGCCATGGTTCGAGGACCTGCGCCCGAGTTTAAACAAATCAGAGCCCCGACGGATCTTCGACCCAAGGTCAATTCTCAGCCTCCATTCCGCCGTGCGAACCCCGAAGGAGGATTCATTAGCGTAAGCCCACTTTCCTGGCTGGTCATTCTAGATAATCGCAGCCTACTTACATTTTCCAGCCTCTCCAAGCGCTCACGGTGCATCTGCCTGCTACGTACAGGATATGCAACCCGAACTTCAAATACGAGTCATCGCGAAACCCCCGCCGAGTACTCACCAAGCCGAGCAAGGGTGTCAAGAATGATGGATATGACAACGAAGACAGCGACTACATCCTCTACGTGAACGATATTCTGGGCTCAGAGGAAGCCGGCCACAAGTATGTTCAGGCTCTGATGCCGCTCTATCTTGGCCCCCTTCAGTCGAATATTCGAGCTGACTTGCGATGTAGGAACCGATACCTTATTCTTGACGTTCTGGGCCAGGGTACTTTTGGCCAAGTTGTCAAATGTCAAAACCTCAAGACCCAGGAAGTTGTTGCCGTCAAGGTCATCAAAAATCGCACGGCCTACTTCAACCAGAGTATGATGGAGGTCTCTGTTCTGGACTTGGTACGGCATATCTCTTGCTCGATATAGACAACAAATTGCTGACCATAGCCCCTTAGCTCAACACCAAGCTCGATAAGAACGACGACCACCACCTTTTGCGACTCAAAGACACCTTCATCCACCGGCAACATTTGTGCCTGGTCTTCGAGCTACTCAGTGTCAACCTGTACGAGTTGATTAAGCAAAACCAGTTCCGAGGTCTAAGCACGACTCTCGTCCGCGTTTTCGCTCAGCAACTTCTCAATGGCTTGGCCCTCTTGAACAAGGCACGGCTGATTCATTGCGATCTGAAGCCGGAGAACATCCTTCTCAAGAACCTTGAAAGCCCCATCATCAAGATTATCGATTTTGGTTCGGCATGCGACGAACGGCAGACAGTCTACACGTACATCCAGTCCAGATTTTACAGGTCTCCCGAAGTCCTGCTGGGCTTGCCCTATTCGTCGGCCATCGACATGTGGTCGCTCGGTTGTATTGTAGTGGAACTATTCCTCGGCCTGCCCTTGTTCCCTGGATCGTCCGAGTACAACCAAGTCTCGCGCATTGTTGACATGCTCGGCAACCCTCAAAAT from Colletotrichum lupini chromosome 2, complete sequence carries:
- a CDS encoding RNA recognition domain-containing protein translates to MADNGPASNAAQLPPPPQPNAGAPGYENGQNGQSNPAHMPPPPLHIPQNNNPIPTAITSPMSGVDKVMSPGSAGGFGRRAAPEPNKRALYVGGLDQRVTEDVLRQIFETTGHVQNVKIIPDKNAKGYNYGFVEYDDPGAAERAMQTLNGRRVHQSEIRVNWAYQSNTSSKEDTSNHFHIFVGDLSNEVNDEVLTQAFSAFGSVSEARVMWDMKTGRSRGYGFVAFRDRPDAEKALSSMDGEWLGSRAIRCNWANQKGQPSIAQQQAMQAMGLTPTTPFGHHQFPAHGVASYEVVLAQTPSWQTTCYVGNLTPYTTPNDVVPLFQNFGFVVESRFQADRGFAFIKMDSHESAAMAICQMNGYNVNGRPLKCSWGKDKTPNPQGGAAAGFDPSQQAYSPQSAASGPGGYPGTPTAYFPQYGGQYQGQHGNYGGPAAQSPAGYGAQPMGYGGPQSAGGYGRGQQPPNQQWPQGPQGQNFNNGFAGYQG